DNA sequence from the Synechococcus sp. MU1617 genome:
GAGGATGAGGAATGCCAGCCGGGGGACCTGCTACTGGCCGCTGGAGAACGCCTGGGTGCCGCCGATCTCGCACGCCTCGCTGGCTGCGGCATCGCCGACCTAACCGTTGCGCAGCAACCCCGCATCGGGCTGCTGATCAGCGGAGACGAACTGGTACCACCCGGAACAGCGCGGCACCCCGGTGCCATCTGGGAGAGCAACGGCACGCTTCTGGAGACGATGCTCCGGGCCCTCGGGCAATCGGTGACCCAGCGAAGGGTGGTGGCTGATCAACCCGACGCACTGCGGCAGGCCCTCCTTGATCTGGCCCATGACTGCGATGTGGTGGTGAGCACCGGCGGCGTCTCCGCCGGCGACACCGATTGGATCCGACCGCTGGTGGCGGAGCTGGGTGCCGTGGACTTCTGGAAACTGTTCCTGCGCCCAGGTCGCCCCTTCGCCTTCGGCAGCATCGGTGAGGGCGTGCCATTTTTCGGACTGCCGGGCAATCCCGTGGCGGCGGCGGTCACTGCCCTGCAACTGCTCTGGCCCGCCCTGCAGGTCCTGGAGGGCCAGCGCGAACCGGAGCTGTTCCCCCGGGTGATGGTGGAACTCGCCGACCCGTTGTCCCGCCGACCGGGACGACCGGAACTGGCACGGGCCCGCCTCGACACCAACGCCGCAGGAACGCTGCTGGCACGGGTGGATGGCTCGCAGGCCTCGTCCCGGATCGGTTCCCTGCAACACGCCGATCTGCTGCTGGAACTACCAGCGGAAGCCGGCCCGCTCGAAAGCGGCACCCGTCTCTGGGCCCAGGTGATTCGTCAGCGGATTTTCTAAGCCGGATCAGGCTGAAAGGAGTGGCGCTCCCAGGCCATGAGCTGGCCCGATGCATCGAAATGGATGCTGATCTGCTGAAACAGGGCAGCGCCGAGACGGCCACCGATCTCGAGGCTGAAGGGCTCACTGGGGAGCTCACTGGGCACCGAGAACACCAAGCCGTCGGGCATCACAGCTGAGCAGTCGTTGTGCAACAGCTGGCTTGGATCGAAAACCAGCGGAGTGGCGTCCTCAGCCTGGCCGTTCACCCCCGCCTGCGGCCTGAGCATCTGCCGCTCGCCACTCCATCCCTGCACCGGCGCCAGCAGGGCCTCGGGTGTCCCGCATGCGGGACGGTCGGGTTCGGGATCGGTGCTGTTCAAGCAACGGAAACCCACCGCCCCAACACGCTGCAAACGCCAGCCGCCGTCAAGCGGTTCCCAGAGCAGCACCAGCATCGAGCGGGAACGACCGCAGAACAGGTTGATCTCATGGCCGAAGCGGGGACGATCGGGATCAAGCCCCAGGCTGGACTGACCTCCTGCCCCGGGAAACTGCCAGCAGCCTCCACCAGCGTTGTAGGTGGCTCGACTGATGGGATAGGTGGCCTGCCCCCCGGGAGCAAAGGCCAAACCCGAACCATCCCACACCCCGTGGTCGTCATCGGAAAAGGAAATCACGTAGGTGGTGGGGTGGATCCGACGGGTCGGACGCTGGAGGTCCAACCGACCGCTGCCATCCCTCTCAAACCAATGGCCACAGCCCTGCCAATGACCGGCGAAATTGCGGCGGTTGAGGGTCCATTGATCGGTCATGTCAGTGACGGCATGGAACGGTCGATCTCCTTAGGGTCGCGCCAACAGCCATCCCCGCCATGGACCTGACGATCGTTGGCTGCGGCTATGTGGGGCTCGCCCTGGCGGAGCGGCTGCAAGTGAGACGGCCCCAGCTGAAGCTGACGCTGACCACCACAAGCAGCGAAAGGCTGGAGCAACTCAATCCCCTGGCAGACCGGGTGCAGATCTGCGATGCCACTGACCCCACCCAGCTGTTGGACGCCCTGAGACAAAGCAGCAGCGCCGTGTTCTGCCTCGGGCCCAAGGGAGATCGCCAGGTGGATGCCAACGGCTACCGCCACACCTTCGTCGACAGCTTCCGCTGCCTGACGTCGCTGTTGCCACAACTGCCGGAACTGCGGCAGATCGTCTACACGGGCAGTTGCTCGGTGTACGGCGATGCCGAAGGGAACTGGGTGGATGAGCAAACGCCACCCGAGCCAGGTCGGGGCCATGGCAATGTTCTGCTGGAAGGCGAACAACTGCTCAAGGGCATCGGCAACCGGCGGGTGTGCATCCTGCGCCTTGGGGCGCTGTATGGCCCTGGCCGCGATCTCGAGCGGCGCCTGCGCGGGCTCGCCGGACTGGAACGCCCTGGAAGCGGAGCGACTTACAGCAACTGGCTGCATGTGGCGGATGCCGCCGGTGCCCTGGAGGCAGCACTCGATGCCGAATGGACCGGCGTAGTGAATGTGGTAAACGACGAGCCAATTCGGCTGCGGGATTTGGTGGGGCGCAGCCTGCAGCGCCAGGGTCTGGCCCCCGTGCGCTGGCTTGGGCAGGACGAACCGGGTTCAGGGGGCCGACGGATTCGCAACACCCGACTCAAACAGTTGGGCTACCAACTGCAGCACCCGAGCCTTGATCAGAGCGGCGTGTTCGCCGCCAGCCAGGTGCCCTGACCAGCGCACCACTCCCGCTTCCAAAACGGGGCCTGGTGCTTGAGTTGCTCCAACAACGCGGCCGAGCAGCGCTGCGCCGCCCCACGACGATCGGCCTGCACCGCCACCAGCACGATCGGCTCACCAGGGAGGAGTCGGCCCACCCGATGCAACACCAAAATTGGCCCCGCCCGGTGCTCCTGCTGCAGACCCTGTGCCATGGCCGTGATCTGACGTTCGCAGAGGCCGGGGAAGTGCTCCAGCTCCAGCGCCTCCAGAGGCCGGCCATCCATCGTGGTGGGACGCACCCGACCAATGAAGATCGCCGCAGCCGCCGCAGCCCCACTCCAAAGCGCAAGCTGCTGCCAAGGATCAAAGGGATCCGGGCACACCTCCACACGGCAACCGGTCACGCTTCAACCCCCTGTGAACGGTGGAAGAAAGGCCAGCTCATCTCCGGCCTGCAACGGCTGATTCGCACCAACCAACTCCTGATTCACGGCAATGCTGATGCACTCGAGCGGGCCAAGATCCAACTGATTCCAGACCTCACGGGCCGTCGAGACCCCTGGCGTGAACGGAAGGAAACGCTCAGACCAACCGGCGCGTTCGCGCAGGGAAGCGAACAGCAGCACCTTCAGCACCACGTCCATGGCAGCTTGAGCGGTTCTAGCGTCCGGAGGCTGCGCCGCTGTGCCATGGGCCTGTCCATCGCCCTGCTCACCATCTCCGACACACGCACTTTGGCGGACGACAGCAGCGGAGATCAGCTGCAGCGCAGCCTTGAAGCCGCCGACCATCGGCTTCACGAGCGACAACTCTGCCCGGATGATCGCTATCAAATCCGCCGTGAACTGAGCCGCTGGATCGCCGATCCTGCGGTTGATGTGGTGATCACCAGCGGAGGCACCGGTCTCACCGGCCGAGATGGAACCCCCGAAGCGGTGGCACCACTGCTGGACAAAAGAATCGAAGGATTCGGGGAACTGTTCCGCGTGCTCTCCTTCGAGAGCATCGGCACCAGCACCCTGCAAAGCCGCTGCCTTGCCGGCGTGGCCAACGGCACCTTTGTGTTTGTGCTGCCGGGATCTCTTGATGCCGTGACCACGGCTTGGGACCGACTCATCCGTGCTCAACTCGATGCCGACACCCAACCTTGCAACCTGGCCCAGCTCCGGGCTCGCTTGAAGGAATAAAGCGGGGATGGTCAGAACGGAATCGGCATCGTGACCGCTGCCGGCGTGGGCATGCAGGCTTCAACCTGCTGATCAATCACCTC
Encoded proteins:
- a CDS encoding molybdopterin molybdotransferase MoeA, coding for MSGNAEPYGREGLPLDEARQRVLTALQPITTSSTVALQQALGRVSTAAVLASAAVPGFRASIMDGYALGQSHQPKLGETWQLKGRSAAGQPFNGTLDNGDAIRILTGAPLPDGAGWVLPQELITVEGTSLQLTKEASDRPWIRPEDEECQPGDLLLAAGERLGAADLARLAGCGIADLTVAQQPRIGLLISGDELVPPGTARHPGAIWESNGTLLETMLRALGQSVTQRRVVADQPDALRQALLDLAHDCDVVVSTGGVSAGDTDWIRPLVAELGAVDFWKLFLRPGRPFAFGSIGEGVPFFGLPGNPVAAAVTALQLLWPALQVLEGQREPELFPRVMVELADPLSRRPGRPELARARLDTNAAGTLLARVDGSQASSRIGSLQHADLLLELPAEAGPLESGTRLWAQVIRQRIF
- a CDS encoding NAD-dependent epimerase/dehydratase family protein; the protein is MDLTIVGCGYVGLALAERLQVRRPQLKLTLTTTSSERLEQLNPLADRVQICDATDPTQLLDALRQSSSAVFCLGPKGDRQVDANGYRHTFVDSFRCLTSLLPQLPELRQIVYTGSCSVYGDAEGNWVDEQTPPEPGRGHGNVLLEGEQLLKGIGNRRVCILRLGALYGPGRDLERRLRGLAGLERPGSGATYSNWLHVADAAGALEAALDAEWTGVVNVVNDEPIRLRDLVGRSLQRQGLAPVRWLGQDEPGSGGRRIRNTRLKQLGYQLQHPSLDQSGVFAASQVP
- a CDS encoding molybdenum cofactor biosynthesis protein MoaE, whose protein sequence is MTGCRVEVCPDPFDPWQQLALWSGAAAAAAIFIGRVRPTTMDGRPLEALELEHFPGLCERQITAMAQGLQQEHRAGPILVLHRVGRLLPGEPIVLVAVQADRRGAAQRCSAALLEQLKHQAPFWKREWCAGQGTWLAANTPL
- a CDS encoding MoaD/ThiS family protein, with protein sequence MDVVLKVLLFASLRERAGWSERFLPFTPGVSTAREVWNQLDLGPLECISIAVNQELVGANQPLQAGDELAFLPPFTGG
- the moaB gene encoding molybdenum cofactor biosynthesis protein B produces the protein MGLSIALLTISDTRTLADDSSGDQLQRSLEAADHRLHERQLCPDDRYQIRRELSRWIADPAVDVVITSGGTGLTGRDGTPEAVAPLLDKRIEGFGELFRVLSFESIGTSTLQSRCLAGVANGTFVFVLPGSLDAVTTAWDRLIRAQLDADTQPCNLAQLRARLKE